The region TGGACTAATTGAAGTTGCAAACCGTTTAATGATGAAAGGCACTACAAATTCCCATACCATAGAAGCTACGGTAATTTCTTCTTTGACAATATCTATCTGAGTCGTCTTGAGTTTTTGGAGGCTCTGTGTAGGCTTTCCACATAGGCTCTAATTAACCACGTTTTAATCGTGACATAGGCTGCCTTGTATGCTCTCAAAGACGGCCTGATCTCTATAACATACCTTGACATTTCTCTTCCCAAGTGTTTATCACAAATAAAAAGCATGGTTTCAAAATGTTTATGTTCAAACTATTTTCCTCCTTAGTTTAACAACATATATTGCTTGGTAAAATCTTTGTGATTTATAGTTTCATGATTTCAAGAGAATTAGATAGCTCTGAGGTGTTGTGACAGGTACGAATTTTGAGGTCTCTATTTCCTCCGTTTCTTTTGGAGCTCTATAAATTGCTCATAGCTCCTCTAGGAGGAGGCAAAGTTGCTGCTGTAATGGTTGGTGAGTTTGATAATTTTACATCTCATTTTTCAATTCTTCAAGATGATGTTCCCCTGAATGTAACAAGCTAGTGAGAAACTCTTTTGGAGATATCCTAAAAATATTTATGTTTTGAAGCAAGGGTTACTGCACTTACATGCCAATGGCTCATGGGACCCTGCAAAGTCAATTCTGTAGACCTACCAGATGGAACCTCCTGCAATAGCGGGGTGATCACTTATACCTTTCGCCGTGTTTGATCTGTATGACTAAATAGTAACATCATTGTATTCTTGAGAGTGATGTATATTCATAAAATGTTTTAGGTGTATGTTGAAAGATGCAAGTATCTAGAGGAAAGCAAGTGTGTTGGTATATGCATTAACACTTGTAAGTTTCCGACACAGGTTAGTGATTCTTCAAATTCCTATCATTTTCTTCTCATGTTATCTTTTTAATCTTAATAGCCAGCCGGTTTTCAAGGGAAGGTACTAGAGTTCCATTGTGTAACTGTATTCCAGCCAATGATTGTTTCAGTCAGAATTTGAACTCGGATTCTTCTGAACAATTCGTCATTAACTAAATCTCATTAATCACTTGTGACCGATCTTAGTTTTCATGTTAGTATAAGAGTTGAAAATATTGTGCCAGCTTTAAAGCTATTGCATTTATGGATGATTGGTTCTGACTCTATTTTCAATTTAGACCTTCTTCAAGGATCATATGGGAGTTCCTTTACTAATGGAGCCCAACTTTGCTGATTACAGCTGTCAGGTAATATCGAGTAATCTCTTCGAGAGTCTAAATTTGTTCGATGAAGTTGCTACGGTTACTATTTTCTTTGACGTTTTCAAATTGCAGTTCAGATTTGGAGTGCTTCCCCCACTACCTGAAGATGACGCGGTCGTGAAGGAGCCTTGCTTGGAAGCATGCCCAATTGCTTCCCAACGAAGAATGGCTGCCAAAAACATAGGTGCCATTGCTTGCCCAAAGACATGAACATATTTTTCTTAGGCATAGAGCTTTGAGAGTATTGATATACACTTTCCATTACATCCTGCACATTTTTAGCCCCAACTTGTGGTTGGAGATGGAGCTGAATGCACGAGCTTTCATCATAAAGATAATTCTGTTTTGGCTAAGGTCATATTTGAAATTATCAATGTAACTCATCTGTGTAATTAGATAGCTAAATTAACTTTGGACTTATATATTTTTATGAATTATGAATGTTTTTTCTGAATGTATACATTGATAGCATCAGAATTGCTTTGTACTATCAAACAGGGAGCGGGAATCTATGTCATAGTCAATGAGTCAACACTCGCTCATTGGAAATGGCAACCGGAGCTAGACAGATTTGACATGCTCTTGGCAAGCATTAGAGAGGAATATACACATTGACCACATAAACAAGCTTGGCTTACTAGCCCACATTAACCAGGACCAAATAAAAACCCGAGGTTGTCTTAGTGGTGAAGACATGGCATTGAGAGAGTGTGTTTTTCTAAAGATTTAAGATTTGAATTCTATTAGGTGCAAACAATTTATGTATTAGGTCAAATCCATACCCATAAGTGGACAATAAAATTGGAGGAATTTCTTAATGCACTCTATATGTTTCTTAGCCACCATGCGAAAATACTTAAATACTCAAGATTTCGAAGATGCGTCTCCGGACGCATCCAAGTATCAGTTAATGTTAAAatattttggagatgcatcttcgaacATATTTgggagatgcatctctagaatGTTTTGGAGCTTAAATCACACCAGAACCTTTCTCTTTCCTTATTTATGAAATTCTCAAAAACACTTCAAACTCTCAAATTTTTTCTCATCAATAAGTCCAAAAACAAACAACCAAGCTCAAGGGAACTTCAATCAACATCTGGGGCTCATGCATCAATGCGGCAGGAGAATAGTTAGGTTTTAGAGGCTCATGTTCCCTCTGTCCATGCTGAGACATCTACTTTAGGGGCCCATGCTTCTCCATCTTCTTATTCCCATAGGAGACTGGTTTCACCTACGGACGCATTACTTCCTCCACCCTCACGCAGGCGCCAGGTTTCATCTATTCAGGCGCTAGAGGTACCTGATTCACCGGTGGTATCGGAGGTACCTGATTCACCTATTCTGCAGGACCGTGATCCACTGGAGTTTATCAACCACGGGCAAAAGATTACTGACTTGCCTTAACTAAACGAGGATTGATTTCAGGTAGCTTTGTCCATATCTGGGATGAAAGAGTTGTGCATGATCGGTTATACTACGGTCAACCACGAGATGATTAATGCATTCATGGAAAGATGACACTCAGAGACCTCGTCATTTCACCTTTCGCTTAGTGAGATGTCTATCACTCTCGACGATGTGTCGTGTTTGCTACATCTTTCGATCAGGGGGAGACTTCTAGATCATGAGAGGATTACCTAAGACGAGACACTCAAGATGATGGTAGACTATCTAGGGACTGACCCAGGGGAGGCGAATGAGGAGTTGGATAGGACCAAAGGGCTCATGATGGATTTGAATACCTGAAAAAAGGTATATACATATGAGCTCCAGAGAGCACATCAGGGTACAAGTGATGACGAGCAGGTGGGACTCCACAGAGCCCATGCTGTGAGAGAATACCTGCTATATTTGGTTGGCACTGTCATTTTTATGGACAAGAGTGCCACTTATACAAATATCGTCTACCTACGGTACTTCTAGGATTTCGAGCGGATCAATGAGTACAAGTGAGTGACCGCTTGTTTGGTCTACTTGTACTGGAAGTTATTAGAGGGCTGTAGGTGGAAAACTAAGTAGGTCACAGGAAGTATCACACCACCGACGATAATATTTATTGGTCTTTTAATCTTTctatgtcatttacatttcatcTTTACAACGCCATTACTTATGATTCGTGTGTTCCAAGCTTTTTAGGCTTGGATCCTCCAGTACTTCCCGCGCATCTCCAGTTGGACGAGTGTACCGATTTACACTAAGGATATGCCACGTGCTACTGCATCTGCCCCGCTCATAAGGAACCTGGCAACTGAGTTGTTCAGAGTGTATCTTGACCGCTTGGTTATTGATGACATACACTTCAACAACTGTGTCGACCACTGGGAGACGCGACCATTTGACGAGATAATTCTATACTATAGATGGTTGGCATGTGGATCACGTCTCACTGTTCCTCATCTTCCCGAGCGAGTCATGCGACAGTTCAACTATACTCAGACCATTCCTAGACACCATGTGTTCTCTACTTCTCTTGCTTTGACACGTAGACATGTGGATgtcatgtttgatgattatgagagTCATCTGGTATCGGAGGAAGCACATAGTACCATAGCCCTGAGCGAATGGAGTTACGTGGACGGGTACATCAGGTGgttcttcagggtgtcacatCCATATATGGTGCATGCTGTTCCAAGAGACCCACCAAGGCCAGCTCATCAGAAAATACTAGAGGAGGAGCAGTCATAATTAGATCATGTTGAGGGTGTCTTGCCTAGATTCCGTCATATTGTAGAGATTGCATATGCAGATATTGACATAGGTATATTTCCTGATGGGTATGATGTGAGACAGTCCCTAGATGCCATCACGATGAAGGCATGTGGGGCATTGATGTACTTAAGACAACGTCGGGGGCGGGGGGAATTGATGGCCGAGGAGCCCTAAGAGGCAGATGAGGAAGAGGAGATGTAGTCCGACATACATAATAGTGCAGTAGTATATAGTATCCTATAAGTGTTTGATGTTAGCTGTTTGATCCTAGAAGTGTTATAATTGTATCCTAGAAGTGTTTGATGTTAGCTGTTTGATCCTGGTTCAAATGCTCTAAGTTGTTAGTCTAACTTCTAAGGAATGgattataataattattttatgAAAAGAAATTGATGTTTGGATTGAATGACAGGCGAATAATTGTAAAAGGTGGTGTCTGAACCAAGGACAAATAATTGCAAAGGTGGTGTCTGAATCAAGGACATGAATTATAAAAGTGGTGTCTAAACCAAGAACTGAATTTAATGTGGTGTCTTAACCAAGAACTGAATTGAAAGTGATGTCTTAATCAAGGACATAAATTGTAAAATGGTGTCATAACCAAGTACATAAATTGTAAAAGTGGCGTCTTAACCAAGAACTGAATTGAAAGTCGCGTCTTAACCAAGGACATAAATTGTAAaagtggtgtcataaccaagGACGGAAATTGTAAAAATGGTGTCTTAACTAAGAATTGAATTGAAAGTGGTGTCTTAACCAAggaagtggtgtttaaaccaatGAAGTGGTGTTAAAACCaatgaaatggtgtttaaaccaagatAGAATGATTATGGAATATTTTTGATGCGGGTAGAGATTGATTTTAGTCTGAAGACGAATGTTGAAAATTGTCTTaatttgaattgcactaaagtctatgaatggatATGAACACTTTGAACAACTGGGTCATACGTCCCGTATCCAAAGGTATCCAGAATAAGGATAGGAATTCTCCCTCTAATTATTCtccatttcttaaggctcgtgacgCACAATTCATATCATATTTGTTAAGTGTCTTATGGTTTAGACTTGATGTTGAATCAAGTTTATTTGAAAAAATGGTTTAGTGTtgaatggacaaagagagagaTATGATTGAAAGAATGAGATATGATACCAAAGATGGGGAATGAAGCTTGATGTTGTCATGCATTGATTGTCATATCTTCTAGGATTTTAGAATGAGGGATTGTATTTGACCAAAGGGAACATGTATGGTACAAGTCCTAaatttttttaattcaaattaaatGATCAAAGGATCTTTAATCATTTAATTGAAAAAGTTCTTAAGGGATCATCTAATTTGTTTCAAAGGAGTAACTAAATAGTCCTAAAGTTATTAAATCAATTAATTGACCAAAATAAGTTTAATCAATCATTTAAATCAAGACAAATAGGGATCATGCAAAAATTAGGTTGAACTATATACATAAAAAACCATGAAATTATGAAGAAAGGTCAAATAAATGAAAGAACAAAAGTTTGTGATATGTTACCCTGATTTTGTAACTAATTCTAATCTAATTTTAATTAGTAAATTTTCATATTAACCTTTAATTAAGACTAAGCCTATTTTCCACTTGAAGTGTTATTTTGATAtaacaaaaaaatttaaaagaaaatactaaaaataaataagtaaacaaaagaaaactCTGCCAAGGGCGTGACAAGGAAATGATGTGTAGAAAGTATAAGGGGCATTGGGCCCAAGTGTGAAGCCCAAAGTTATTTTATTTTGTTGATGATGGTGTACCAATAATGCAAAGGTGCGTGTGAAGCAAAGCCTTTGGGCCTTTGATTCCTAGCCTAAGAGAGAATCTCATAATGAGGGAAAGGGAGATGAACTCCATTCACTCACTCAGTCTGACTCTATCCTATCTCTCTCTCACCCTCTAAAGTTCACATGAAATTGCTCTGCCGCATCGGAAATCGCCTCCGGTGGCGGTGGAGCCCAGAACCTAACCATACAAACACCATAAAACTCGTCTCATCTCCCTCTTTCAAAATCTAAACCTTGATTATCCCGCAACTCAACCTAATCCCTTCGTTCTACCCTAATCACATAGAACCCTAGAAAAtttaaacaaaaattaaatgacAAACATTCATGAATTCAGAGTGAGACGTTAGGGTTATGCTTTATCAAGACAAGCTCTACAAGGTGGTAACAACAATTTGTAAGAAAAATGAAGAACCGTGCTTACTCACAGAGCTAAGGATTACTCTTGTCAAAGTAGGAGTTAAAAAAGATAATAAAGAAAACCAGAGCTTCTTGATTCCTAGGTAATGTATTTCCCTACTTCCTTGCTTTCTGATTCAAATTCCTTCTTCTTATTTCTTCCTCTTTGATTTTTCCTTGAGCTTCCGATTGTTGTGTTGAGAAGTTTGGGATGAGAATTTGGCAGAGTTTTCTTAGGA is a window of Lathyrus oleraceus cultivar Zhongwan6 chromosome 6, CAAS_Psat_ZW6_1.0, whole genome shotgun sequence DNA encoding:
- the LOC127097803 gene encoding beta-carotene isomerase D27, chloroplastic isoform X2; the encoded protein is MKALGITVGGLPNLYSTGIRNRRLSVSFASTSPSGPKTVGVTAPKIEYKPGVLDNLFLNLFRNKLVQEVGWDSKKPGYDGLIEVANRLMMKGTTNSHTIEATVRILRSLFPPFLLELYKLLIAPLGGGKVAAVMVARVTALTCQWLMGPCKVNSVDLPDGTSCNSGVYVERCKYLEESKCVGICINTCKFPTQTFFKDHMGVPLLMEPNFADYSCQIWSASPTT
- the LOC127097803 gene encoding beta-carotene isomerase D27, chloroplastic isoform X1, whose amino-acid sequence is MKALGITVGGLPNLYSTGIRNRRLSVSFASTSPSGPKTVGVTAPKIEYKPGVLDNLFLNLFRNKLVQEVGWDSKKPGYDGLIEVANRLMMKGTTNSHTIEATVRILRSLFPPFLLELYKLLIAPLGGGKVAAVMVARVTALTCQWLMGPCKVNSVDLPDGTSCNSGVYVERCKYLEESKCVGICINTCKFPTQTFFKDHMGVPLLMEPNFADYSCQFRFGVLPPLPEDDAVVKEPCLEACPIASQRRMAAKNIGAIACPKT